From the Paludibacterium paludis genome, one window contains:
- a CDS encoding diguanylate cyclase, producing MELFDTVSAQIRHMRLPLFAVSLSAVPLPDTPLLLMLHWHGLRKSDPGRDRPDIAPWRQVPVSVLQLPRRWFVLASVEEEILDTAWQLGAWNLLRDERRGCNTLGAAASEELACRQAFGDLPPVDGQESVVAEAPNGPELMQLAARRGYVSWQFRPVHGGLWRELTEDDTLSEEGRRSPPCPLAPRACRGGKASRTEYRFGRIERIIV from the coding sequence ATGGAGTTGTTCGATACCGTGTCCGCCCAGATCCGCCATATGCGCCTGCCGTTATTCGCGGTCAGCCTCAGTGCCGTTCCCTTGCCCGACACGCCGCTGCTATTGATGCTGCATTGGCATGGCTTGCGCAAATCCGACCCCGGCCGCGACCGGCCGGACATCGCGCCTTGGCGGCAGGTGCCGGTGTCGGTATTGCAACTGCCCCGCAGATGGTTCGTTTTGGCGAGTGTGGAAGAAGAGATTCTGGATACGGCCTGGCAACTGGGTGCGTGGAACCTGCTGCGCGATGAACGGCGCGGCTGCAACACCCTCGGCGCCGCCGCGAGCGAAGAGCTGGCCTGCCGCCAGGCGTTCGGCGACTTGCCGCCTGTCGACGGCCAGGAAAGCGTGGTGGCCGAAGCGCCCAACGGCCCCGAACTCATGCAGCTGGCGGCTCGCCGTGGCTATGTTTCCTGGCAGTTCCGTCCGGTGCATGGCGGTCTGTGGCGCGAACTCACCGAGGATGACACGCTGAGCGAAGAAGGTCGGCGCTCGCCCCCATGCCCGCTCGCGCCGCGCGCTTGCCGCGGCGGCAAGGCGTCCCGCACCGAATACCGTTTCGGCCGCATCGAACGCATTATTGTGTAG
- a CDS encoding co-chaperone GroES encodes MQIRPLHDRIIVKRLEKVRQTASGIVIPDSATEKPEQGEVLAVGQGKRLQDGSLLPMQVKVGDLVLFGKYGGQAVKLDDQEYLVLREEDVFGVIEGASESGRKAA; translated from the coding sequence ATGCAAATCCGTCCTCTGCACGACCGGATTATCGTCAAGCGGCTCGAAAAGGTCCGCCAGACAGCCTCCGGCATCGTCATCCCCGATAGCGCCACCGAAAAGCCCGAGCAAGGAGAAGTGCTGGCGGTCGGTCAGGGCAAGCGCCTGCAGGACGGCAGCTTGTTGCCCATGCAGGTGAAAGTGGGCGATCTGGTGCTGTTCGGCAAGTACGGCGGCCAGGCCGTCAAGCTTGACGACCAGGAATACCTGGTGCTGCGCGAAGAAGACGTCTTCGGCGTGATCGAAGGCGCATCCGAGTCCGGCCGCAAGGCTGCTTGA
- a CDS encoding ankyrin repeat domain-containing protein yields MQSLVQRPMPRGGYFSPVPLRLTVLLAATLSWLVPVMAEPKGSVPPTAAECDCADPYRTYTREPTEEVKALFRAAEEGDEARFTELIAGVPDIAEYAVKGRPLLDVLLSLSPGLLPAKEHWTAWWNWPESRKRNIEAAHKAMLPARTRMLALALRHGASARDVAYYARRPPLHSALVWGTPEMVGLLLAHGADANQIGENGQTALELLLDPEFSRHAGFRPAFVSAVDRSAMIGMLIKAGARRPFSSLDDKGTSGRPAADALLWPALAAMTRGETPMEQLSALGTRPAVEDGKDKTLAMAARTGNLGGLRWLKPRMPRMTTLARWHSGGWKTEPFDLWMKAASWAVYPHTRFGAPGASRDEILNALIVRDMPWLQVNELSSREWDTMEPDALSFPSAGTTLLHHLVHAGAGTWVERVVSLGAPVDGAPGNSQTPLAQAVRDDNLPMVRRLLALGANPLGGNLKKSPLFEIVAPEPNWREETAEEKARKGKIRREMLEQMVARLTPEQKTSLAQPENSPFKELLGGYRDPDGSLVRALLTAGLPLPPLDSSVINSALHSSDPELITLLLDHGLRVKEQEKTDYPVLIAARGRPDLMARLMDAGANPNAPDKNGWSAVAWVVRRGDVAGLDLLLSRGGRLESAVAGRRMDALHELAVRSGSEAMLARLKLQSADLSSLCFAEKWGLVSIVLDSSESYWSRLWRQGFGKASGAACPSASSSERLLDAVLSDAEGYEAGWSGERLSRRLAQMIKRAPIPPSRGRAMMASAVAAGRLDVVHALRRAGFALPPPERKTSIVAPLTTAQRRAMGKLAGNYYLRGMREVGSQIRLNPDGRFAFMLSYGSYDRNARGQWRLKGDDIEFHTPAVAEAPDWRPFRRIEGSGESAPVPAGRFRVRVQYQERPIDGVTVTALGCAAPQRDTGRTSDGLWDGLVDGPLCQIVLRHASLQGGKPYVYEVPPAERPANPRDFVFEVVPGKQDAEQSFNVRMKREDGALIWLNETQRFHYVRE; encoded by the coding sequence ATGCAATCCCTTGTACAGCGCCCGATGCCGCGAGGCGGATATTTTTCCCCGGTCCCCCTCCGGTTGACCGTCCTGCTTGCCGCCACCCTTTCGTGGTTGGTTCCGGTGATGGCCGAACCCAAGGGCTCCGTACCGCCGACGGCGGCCGAATGCGATTGCGCCGATCCCTACCGGACATACACCCGGGAGCCGACCGAAGAGGTGAAGGCGCTGTTCCGGGCGGCGGAGGAGGGGGATGAGGCCCGCTTTACCGAACTGATCGCTGGCGTTCCGGATATCGCCGAGTACGCGGTCAAGGGACGGCCCTTGCTTGACGTGTTGCTGTCGCTTTCGCCCGGACTGCTTCCCGCCAAGGAGCACTGGACCGCCTGGTGGAACTGGCCGGAGAGCCGCAAGCGGAATATCGAGGCGGCTCACAAGGCGATGCTGCCGGCCAGGACGCGGATGCTCGCGCTCGCGCTCCGGCACGGCGCCAGCGCGCGGGATGTCGCCTACTATGCGCGACGGCCGCCCCTGCATTCCGCCCTGGTCTGGGGAACCCCGGAAATGGTCGGGCTGCTGCTCGCGCACGGAGCCGATGCCAACCAGATCGGCGAGAACGGGCAAACCGCGCTGGAGTTGTTGCTGGATCCGGAGTTTTCCCGGCACGCGGGATTCCGCCCCGCGTTTGTTTCTGCCGTGGACCGCAGCGCGATGATCGGCATGCTCATCAAGGCCGGAGCGCGGCGTCCTTTCTCATCGCTGGACGACAAGGGAACCTCAGGACGCCCCGCCGCGGATGCCCTGCTTTGGCCGGCGCTGGCGGCGATGACGCGCGGAGAGACGCCGATGGAGCAGTTGTCCGCGCTGGGCACGCGCCCGGCGGTGGAGGACGGCAAGGACAAAACGCTGGCGATGGCGGCCCGTACCGGAAACCTGGGCGGGCTGCGCTGGCTCAAGCCGCGCATGCCACGGATGACGACGCTTGCGCGCTGGCATTCCGGCGGCTGGAAAACAGAGCCTTTCGACTTGTGGATGAAGGCGGCCAGCTGGGCCGTGTATCCGCATACGCGATTCGGCGCGCCGGGCGCGAGCCGGGACGAGATCCTGAACGCGTTGATCGTCCGGGACATGCCATGGCTTCAGGTCAATGAATTGTCGAGCCGGGAATGGGACACGATGGAGCCTGACGCGTTGTCGTTCCCGAGCGCCGGTACCACCTTGCTGCACCATCTTGTGCACGCCGGCGCCGGAACATGGGTCGAGCGTGTGGTGAGTCTGGGCGCGCCGGTGGACGGAGCGCCGGGAAACAGCCAGACCCCGCTGGCGCAGGCCGTGCGCGATGACAACCTGCCGATGGTGCGCCGCCTGCTTGCGCTGGGGGCGAATCCGCTTGGCGGCAACCTGAAAAAGTCGCCGCTATTCGAAATCGTCGCACCAGAACCGAACTGGCGTGAGGAGACCGCCGAGGAGAAAGCGCGCAAGGGGAAGATTCGCCGGGAGATGCTGGAACAGATGGTGGCCAGATTGACTCCAGAGCAGAAAACGTCGCTCGCACAGCCGGAGAATTCACCGTTCAAAGAACTTCTTGGCGGCTATCGTGACCCGGACGGCTCTCTGGTTCGTGCCCTGCTGACGGCCGGCTTGCCTTTGCCGCCGCTGGACAGCAGCGTGATCAACAGCGCCTTGCATTCCTCCGATCCGGAGTTGATCACGCTTTTGCTCGATCATGGTCTGCGTGTGAAGGAACAGGAAAAGACCGACTATCCGGTGCTGATCGCGGCGCGTGGCCGTCCGGATCTGATGGCGCGGCTAATGGATGCCGGCGCGAATCCGAACGCGCCGGACAAGAACGGATGGAGTGCGGTTGCCTGGGTGGTTCGACGCGGCGATGTCGCGGGTCTGGATCTGCTGCTGTCCAGGGGCGGGCGTCTCGAGTCCGCTGTCGCCGGCAGGCGAATGGATGCGCTGCATGAACTGGCCGTCCGCTCCGGCAGCGAGGCGATGCTGGCCCGCCTGAAACTGCAGTCGGCCGATCTGTCCTCGCTGTGTTTCGCGGAAAAATGGGGGCTGGTTTCGATTGTGCTCGATAGCAGCGAGAGCTATTGGTCCCGGTTGTGGCGGCAGGGGTTCGGCAAGGCATCGGGGGCGGCCTGCCCGTCGGCGTCCAGCAGCGAGCGCTTGCTGGACGCGGTGCTGTCCGATGCCGAAGGATACGAAGCGGGGTGGAGCGGTGAGCGTCTGAGCCGCCGCCTGGCCCAGATGATCAAACGCGCGCCGATCCCGCCGTCGCGCGGCCGGGCGATGATGGCCTCGGCGGTCGCGGCCGGGAGGCTGGACGTGGTTCATGCCTTGAGGCGGGCGGGCTTCGCCTTGCCCCCTCCGGAACGAAAAACCTCGATTGTGGCCCCTCTCACCACGGCGCAGCGCCGTGCGATGGGCAAGCTCGCGGGAAACTACTATCTGCGTGGCATGCGCGAGGTGGGGTCGCAGATTCGTCTGAATCCGGACGGCCGCTTTGCGTTCATGCTGTCCTACGGTTCGTACGACCGGAATGCCCGCGGTCAATGGCGCCTGAAAGGCGATGATATCGAGTTTCACACCCCGGCGGTGGCCGAGGCGCCCGATTGGCGGCCTTTCCGGCGAATCGAAGGCTCCGGCGAGAGCGCCCCGGTACCTGCCGGCCGGTTCCGGGTGCGGGTTCAGTACCAGGAGCGGCCGATCGACGGGGTTACCGTGACGGCGCTGGGCTGCGCCGCGCCGCAGCGCGATACGGGTCGGACCAGCGATGGACTTTGGGACGGGCTGGTCGACGGTCCGCTGTGCCAGATCGTGTTGCGCCATGCGAGCCTTCAGGGAGGCAAGCCCTATGTGTACGAAGTTCCCCCGGCGGAACGTCCGGCGAACCCGCGCGATTTTGTTTTCGAGGTCGTGCCGGGCAAGCAGGATGCCGAGCAGTCGTTCAATGTCCGGATGAAACGGGAAGACGGCGCCCTGATCTGGCTGAATGAAACACAACGTTTCCATTACGTCCGGGAATGA
- the groL gene encoding chaperonin GroEL (60 kDa chaperone family; promotes refolding of misfolded polypeptides especially under stressful conditions; forms two stacked rings of heptamers to form a barrel-shaped 14mer; ends can be capped by GroES; misfolded proteins enter the barrel where they are refolded when GroES binds), whose translation MAAKEVRFHDNARERIVNGVNVLADAVKVTLGPKGRNVLLARSFGAPHITKDGVSVAREIELKDPFENMGAQMVKEVASKTADVAGDGTTTATVLAQAIVQEGMKYVASGMNPMDLKRGIDKAVNAVVKELQTLSKPVTNRKETAQVAALSANSDEAIGKIIADAMDKVGKEGVITVEDGKSLDNELAVVEGMQFDRGYLSPYFISDPEKQIAVLDNPLVLLCDKKISAIRDLLPVLELVAKAGKPLLIIAEDVEGEALATLVVNSMRGILKVAAVKAPGFGDRRKAMLEDIAILTGGTVIAEETGHTLEKAGLAELGSAKRVEIAKEHTTIIDGAGDKARIDARVHAIRAQIDAATSDYDREKLQERVAKLSGGVAVIRIGAVTEVEMKEKKDRVDDALHATRAAVEEGIVAGGGVALLRARAHIGELRGDNADQNAGIQIVLRALEAPLRAIAANAGDEPSVIVNKVLEGKGNHGYNAASGQFGDLVEMGVIDPTKVTRTALQNAASIAGLILTTDATVAEAAQDSKAKAPAELDY comes from the coding sequence ATGGCTGCGAAAGAAGTCCGCTTCCACGACAACGCCCGTGAACGCATCGTCAATGGCGTCAATGTGCTGGCCGATGCCGTCAAGGTCACTCTCGGTCCGAAGGGCCGCAATGTACTGCTGGCCCGCAGCTTCGGCGCGCCGCACATTACCAAGGACGGCGTGTCGGTCGCCAGGGAAATCGAGCTGAAGGATCCGTTCGAGAACATGGGCGCGCAGATGGTGAAGGAAGTGGCGTCCAAGACCGCCGACGTGGCCGGCGATGGCACCACCACCGCCACCGTGCTGGCCCAGGCCATCGTGCAGGAAGGCATGAAGTACGTGGCCTCCGGCATGAATCCGATGGACCTGAAACGAGGCATCGACAAGGCCGTCAATGCCGTAGTGAAAGAACTGCAAACGTTGTCCAAACCGGTAACCAATCGCAAGGAAACCGCCCAGGTGGCGGCGCTGTCGGCCAACTCCGACGAGGCCATTGGCAAGATCATCGCCGATGCCATGGACAAAGTGGGCAAGGAAGGCGTGATCACGGTGGAGGATGGCAAGTCGCTGGATAATGAACTGGCCGTGGTGGAAGGCATGCAGTTCGACCGCGGCTATCTGTCGCCCTATTTCATTTCCGACCCGGAAAAACAGATCGCCGTGCTGGACAACCCGCTGGTGCTGCTCTGCGACAAGAAGATCAGCGCCATTCGCGACCTGCTGCCGGTGCTCGAGCTGGTGGCCAAGGCCGGCAAGCCGTTGCTGATCATCGCCGAAGACGTGGAAGGCGAAGCGCTGGCCACCCTGGTGGTGAACAGCATGCGCGGCATCCTGAAGGTGGCCGCCGTGAAGGCGCCGGGCTTCGGCGACCGCCGCAAGGCGATGCTGGAAGACATCGCCATCCTCACCGGCGGCACGGTGATCGCCGAGGAAACCGGGCACACGCTGGAAAAAGCCGGCCTGGCCGAACTGGGCAGCGCCAAACGCGTGGAAATCGCCAAGGAACACACCACCATCATCGACGGCGCCGGCGACAAGGCGAGGATCGATGCGCGCGTGCACGCCATCCGCGCCCAGATCGACGCGGCCACCAGCGACTATGACCGCGAGAAACTGCAGGAGCGTGTCGCCAAGCTGTCCGGCGGCGTGGCGGTGATCCGTATCGGCGCGGTCACCGAAGTGGAAATGAAAGAGAAAAAAGACCGTGTCGACGACGCGCTGCACGCCACCCGCGCCGCGGTGGAAGAAGGCATCGTCGCCGGTGGCGGCGTGGCCTTGCTGCGCGCCCGCGCTCATATCGGGGAACTGAGGGGCGACAACGCCGATCAGAATGCCGGTATCCAGATCGTGCTGCGCGCGTTGGAAGCGCCGCTGCGCGCCATCGCCGCCAATGCCGGCGACGAGCCGTCGGTCATCGTCAACAAGGTTCTGGAAGGCAAGGGTAACCACGGCTATAACGCCGCCAGCGGACAGTTCGGCGACCTGGTGGAAATGGGCGTCATCGACCCGACCAAAGTCACGCGCACCGCGCTGCAAAACGCCGCTTCCATCGCCGGCCTGATCCTGACCACCGACGCCACCGTGGCCGAGGCAGCGCAGGACAGCAAAGCCAAGGCCCCGGCCGAGCTGGATTACTGA